One Etheostoma spectabile isolate EspeVRDwgs_2016 chromosome 12, UIUC_Espe_1.0, whole genome shotgun sequence genomic window carries:
- the gng12a gene encoding guanine nucleotide-binding protein G(I)/G(S)/G(O) subunit gamma-12a yields the protein MSSKAHSSNNIAHARRTVQQLRIEASIERIKVSKASADLMNYCSEHARNDPLLMGIPASENPFKDKKHCTIL from the exons ATGTCTTCCAAGGCTCACAGTTCCAATAACATCGCCCATGCTCGGCGGACGGTGCAGCAGCTGAGAATAGAGGCCAGCATTGAGAGGATAAAG GTATCCAAGGCCTCTGCGGACCTTATGAACTACTGCAGTGAACACGCCAGAAACGACCCTCTCCTTATGGGCATCCCTGCCTCAGAAAATCCCTTCAAGGACAAAAAGCACTGCACTATATTGTAG